The following DNA comes from Camelus dromedarius isolate mCamDro1 chromosome 6, mCamDro1.pat, whole genome shotgun sequence.
CCTTCATCACTGCAGTGTGGAGCTTCATTCATACACTGTAATGATTCCTCAACAAGTAGATTTAAAGCCTTTGCTGATAGAAATGTCAAGATTTGATTATAAAGTGACTttaggagaaaattattttaaaaaacatgttttgatgccattttgaatttttctattttgattGGGGAAGTATTTCTCCTGTTATAGGAGAAAAGGCTTTTGGTTTGATACATTTCACAAATGCTATTTGTCACTTGTTAGGAACGCCTAATGTCTATGGCCTGTGCTCAAATCTTACAAGAAGCTTATACTTTAACACTTATCACAAAGCAGCAAATGCTCCATTAACAGTCCTCTATAACAAGGACCCCGGTTTAAGGTTGTGAAACATAACTAAACAGTATATGAAGCATTGATGAGAAGGGATTTGTGGATTGAGTAGACAAGTTTTAGGATACTCAAagggaaggaggcaagaatatatgaagaacacttcatgtgcacttaaaaattctTATAACCCAGTGTTCTAGAGTTCTGTATTAGATGATAGTAACAACAAATAAAGTTGTTTCCCAAGTGGAATGATGTGGAATGTTTTCCTAAGTTCGTTATATGGAGTGTCAAGAAATGAATCCAAGTTAATTTGTGGACAACTAGTAATTTCAGAGTATTTGGACAGTTTTAAAGCAAATGGCTACTGAATTCACCATATTagcacttttctcttttttttcttattgccaAGATCATAATCCAAATATGAGAGAAAAGATGGGTAGAGGGAATATAAATTTCAGAACTGTAGAAAAGTAATTGCTACCTCTCATCTATCCAGAAGGACCAAAGTAGCCTTTCTTCAGACTGTATTGTAGTCAATTTGAGGGTCATAAAAAGTTACTTCAGTGAGTTAAAACCAgcactttgaaaacaaaatacaacaaaagatACCAGAATATACTGCATACAGTAAAGGTGCACTAGTAAGAGTGCATTTTCATGAAAACTGTTAGTATAAATACATACTTTCATTAAggggttatatatatatttatatatatatttttgccatGGAATGCagtaaaaagttttgaaaactgcTACCATAGACTTTCTTGGTAAAACTAGAAAGCCCAAATCTTCAAATCTGAGGGTAAGACCACATGGAAGCCTAaggttatattttttatttgggtttttttttttttttttgagggaggtaggtaattaggtttatttacctatttttaatggaggtactggggattgaacccaggacctcgtgcatgctaagcatgtactctgccactgagctataccctcccccagaagcCTAAAGTTAGAGAACGTTACAAGTGAACAAGTGCATGCATGTTTCTCAGACTTCTGCTTGTTCTGTCAGCTCAAAGGATACCCTCATTCCCTCCAGCCTACTTGCCTACCTCTTCTGTGGCATAAGGAATTTGTTCATGTTTCTCTCAGGACACAGCTATTTACTATgaccaaaaagcaaaaagaaagttCTAAACTTTCTAACTATAATTCAGTGTCTGTCTGTAAGTAAGGCTaaataggaaaaatgaaaaatctgtgtGCTACAGTTTCTTAGTTCCTAATGTTTGAATAcgaaatcttttaattttaaaaattatcttataGAACTATAACAATTTAAAATGAGATATAATAGTTTTTAAGTCTCAAACTTCTATGAAATTGGCTGTTTTACAAATTGATATAAAAACCTAACCCTTCAATGTCAATACAAACCAATCATAATTAATCAGaataaaaactcagcagtgaattgATTTGATAATTTGGCttatatatgctttatttctAATATTGTGTTCCTGTTATATTAATCACTGAGCTCTTGGTTggaaattattacttttattttcattttaatattttaacattttcttttaatttcaagtagacaaaaatgaaattttcttcaTATTGTTTTAACAGCTGgacatattttacttttaaagtctATGAACTAGTTAGTGGACAGTATTTTAATAATATGGTATATTAAATTTCAAAGTTTAACATTTAGCAAAATTTTGCTTCACAAATTCACTTTTTAGAATGACAGGAAATATATACAACTTAGAATCCATATTCAGACAAATGCCCCTTTCCCTTCCtcaaaataaaagctttaaaaagtgcAGTATAAAAGTTTTAGATATGAAGGCACTGCATAACTGCATCATATGGCTAATGTCTTGCTTACCAGCAAGAATAATGAGAACATTCTACACTTAATTTAATGGAGAATAAGAAACTTTTTTGAGGAAGGACCTAgctctcatcaaaaaaaaaaaaaaaagaaagaaaaagaaaaaagaaacttttggtccATTTAGTTAATGCATTCCTTTCCAAgactgcttttaaaaaacttatcTGGAAAAGCTATCTAGAATATGTTAGCTACAAATATGCCTAATCTTATTGTGCATGAATGTCAAGGGATATGGAGAAGAGTacatgtgaaaatatatatagttCCAAAATAGTAACCTATCTATTATGACAAAGCTAAGTATCTTTCCAAATCCACTGTTTTTATATAAATGCTGCTAACAGATGACCTATCAAAACACTTTTAAAGAGTTGAGTCCatagtatttttataaatctAATGAACAGAACCAAGTCATTATACTTTCCTATTCTTAAACTTAGGGAGTTTGTATCTGTTCTTCACATACTGAATTCACTGGGTAATAATGATGTATGATTCAGGAAGTGTTCTGATGTCCTAAActgttataaaaacaaaaatcataaccAGAGGACCTTATAAACAGTTAACCACATTTGTTAACTTAGAAACCAAACTGAATGCTAACATTACATGAACCGAATAGCAGCTACAAAAGGCTTCAAGGTGGCCTGGAAAATCAGATTCTAAAATTCTTAGTAGCATATAGTCGACTTCAAGTCTCTTCTTTAAGGACATGCCCcaaagaaagaatggaaagttGCCCCTTAAATCAAACCAAATTATGTGTTATCACAGGAAGACACATTTCAGTTGATGCGAACTCTGTTCTTTCAAAAGTTAGTAAAATAGTGGTCCAAAGATTATTGTCCAAGAGGCTAAGACATCTTTACAACCTGGTctgctgcttcatttttctttataagtgCTTTAATTAcatatagagaagaaaataatatatgtttTAATCAGATTAGTTtcagaacaaataaaataacacattagagaaaaaaattacttaaaaatagttGTATTTATATTCCACAATTTGCTCAAATACTGGTTTTCTTATAAACTTTCTACAGgatgttttttaaacaaattcttcACATTGTATCTTGACTATGTACTTACGGAATTTCAGGGAAATAGTTCTGTATGTTTTTATAGCTTAATTTGTACTAAAGGGATGGCAGGTGGTCACATGCAGTCCATGTGGGATTCTAACATGACATTTAGTGAGTTTTCTGATGTAGACCATCCCTTTGATGCTGAAGGTAATGCATCTGTTGAAAGAAGTGATTGTAGATTTGGATTACTGCTCTCTGCATCTTCCAGTTTTTCTGTGTTATCTTCCCAATTAATGTGGAATCTGGTGACTCTGGGATTGGATGCTAGAATGTTCCTTTGAAGCTAGAGGAAGGAAATATATAAATGGTAAACACTAAGAAAGTTAGATCACCATATACAAACAGACCTTAGTAGAATGGTTCTTTATATTAGCCTCCTAAAAGGCTAAGTTCATATACAAAGTGTAAGtcaaataaagcattttaaacataACTAATAAACAAGGACTAAGGCTGCAGCAAAGGAATTATTTTGGCCAAATGGAAGCAAGATATGGAAAACCTGAGGGAATTATTCAGATCTTTTAATATCTAACAAAACAGATATCTAAGTCTATACTTGTTTCCTAAAATGGAGAGAATCTCTTGACTGCTTCAGAGGATGCTTTATTTAACAAATTAACATGCTTTCTAGATTGGTGCGGTGTTTATTCTGTaatattttcaaggaaaatgaaaaatttccccAAACATAGCCCCTCATTATTAATGGTTTCCTACCTTTTAATTATTATGGCTTACTCTTAGAAACACTATTCTAGTTTCTCCTCTTTTGCTATACAAGGAGCCATACATGTAACAAATTAGAAATGGAAGGCTCCACATCAGAATAAAAAACATTCCAGCCCTAATATCGGAAAGGAGAACATTCCATTCTACTCTCATGTAATTTTTCCTGCATGGTCTGGCAGATAGTGTGATGTTCAGTCTCACAAAAATCACCAGTTACTAAACTATTACAGTGCCCAATGGAAAATTACAAAGTACTCAGTATTTTTGAGAATACCTGAATCACAGATTTCAGCTTCTCACTCAGAAGCTAAGCTGCTTTCACCACGAGAAATATTTAAGACCTTTAGTTTAATCTCTGAGAATAGCAGATAAAGCAGGGCAAAAAGGTGTTCTGAGACAACAATGttcatatgaaaaacaaatacaacccccctcccccattttagGAAGTTACAGACAAAAATAGTATTGAATAATCAGTACAACAAACACGAATTTGAATGTCCTAAAGATTGAAATGGATAGAATCATGATGTTTGGGGAATGCCATACTGAGAGCTACTAAGAAAGGCCTGTTTCTCACAGGAGGcactttccattttctaaatCATCAGAGACTCTCAAGGTGCCTGACCAACATTAATTACTAATGACTAATCTGGACATAGGGTTTGAGGTCATCCATGGTAATGGAACAACAATTAGTTTGCTCAGTTGGCAAAAGCACCTCAAATTTATTTGGTCTCAAAGCCGTTTTCATAATGTACTATGAAATAGTAATtgcttaaaaaattatattgtaaaatTGATGAAAAAGGAATACACAGAAAATTACCTTGGAAAAGTCTGGTTTTACTGGTGGGTTTTCCCTTAATTCTGTCTCGGTATATTCATTATTTACATAATAACCAACTCTAATAAATTCTTGACCTCGATAGGTACATGTAATTAGCACAACTGTTACACCTACTGCATCTGCATCTGGAATGAGTCCTGGATTAGGTGCATCAGcctagaataatttaaaaagaaaagaaacacacatcaCAAAAGGTTGTTAACTGCAAGCAAAACTGGAGTTCTGGTTACACTGAGCACCGTCAGTTAAGGGCACAGCAACCAAGACTTGGAAATCATACTGGGAAggcacatgctcatttttgagactTGACTTATAGCTAGAAAATATAGTTCATATGTTTCTCCACAGCATACCTAAGTACCCTTGGTACTGAAAGCATCACTacttctagaggaaaataaatgtgGCATGTGATAGTTCATGAGGGATTATGCAATTATAAAACCTTTTATAAAGTATGGTAAACAAAGCAATAGTCTTATTGATTCCAACCTTTCCCAGTCATACCTTTCAGACCTGAATTAGTGAATATTCAGTTATCTCCACACAGCCTTTTGGCAGCAAATGTTTCTTATCCAGTTTCCCAGGACACACATTCTCACTCCCACCCCTCACAGATATTCTAATAGTTAAttaatataaaactgaaaatggaatggaaatggttacatagcagatttttaaagaatactaACAGTTACACACTATGGAAATTCAATGAAGGTAAACACTGACGGTGAGGATGGTGAGGCATGAGAGCATGACCGTTGAGTGGGAAGTGCATGAAGTCCCAGCAGATTGGCTTACTCTTGTCTGGGCCTGACTAAGCACTTCAGCCAATACCTTAGCTTGGGAACACTCCTGGCTGGCATTCTCAATCAGGCTATTATCATAAAAGACTAATGATTACTGTATATACAGGTGACACCAAACAGCATGAAACACCCACCTAGTCACCGAGACTAAAAACCTCTGTCACCCTCAGCTTCCCTGCCTCCTACAATTAGTCTGTCTCAACGTTTTCCATCTCTGAAAGTGGGATTCATGTTTTCATCTCTTACCTGGAATATTGCTAAAACTTCCTTACTGGTCTCGACCAGCATTAGCTACTGAAGCACAGATTCATGCCTATCCCTTCACCAGGTTTTAAAACCTCAGGTGATTACCCTCATTTCTAAGAGATTAAAAATCTCAGTTCTTTAAAACTTTGTTTCTAAGGCCCTTCACCGTAGGTCTCCAACCAACATCATACCCCCTTTAACTCCCCATCTCTTGTTCTAGAAATGTAGGTTCCTTAGAATGGAATGATAATCTTTCATGCCTCTGTGCTTTGCATATACTAACATTCTGAAAAATTCATCTTCTAAAGCTTGCATCAAATGTATCCTCAACAAAACACTTTCTAATTCAAAGGTGTAATTAATAGCATTCTTTAGGACCTCATTATTTGATATAAATCCTCTATTCATGTATGTCCAACCATCTTAATATGTTTACCCTTTAGTCTTCCCTGCGAGTCTGAGCTTTATCCTAGGTGGGAGTCACATCAACCTCATCTTTGTAATCTCATGTTTGGCATAGCTCTAGGCACATAGTATATACTTAGTATTTTGAATTCATTCATAACTCAGTTCCTGCCCTGACGTGGTTTATgatctctttggagaaatggagacagagggCCTGTCCTGAGAAGACGCTCTTTGTCTTTGGGTGGAGATGGTATTTCAGTGCTATGGGAACTTTCCCCCGTATTGCTTCCCATACCCTCAGGACATTCGTTCTAGGcatgtttgtgttttaaaattcgTTTGCTAAAAGATTCAGCTTCAGTAAATTCAAGGAGAGAAGCCTGCATACCTCTCAGATCATTCAGGATGGGGAAGTGGtaagcagagatctttgactCCAAAAGCAATACTAGGCAGATGTCTGGGCACCTTCCTGCTAGCCCTTGACACACTTAGGAGAAAGGCATGTTTATTCTGAGAGGTAAAATCACAGCAGACCAGAATACTATGGTagtttctttaaaacataaaacaaaaactattttagTCCCTTTCTGCTGATAAtggtaaattttgaaaaatgcatagGCTGAACATATGATCTAAATCATACTGTACTTCATTAATATCTTTTGGCAACATGTGCACAGATACCAAGGTAAAAATCACTGGAAAATCACTAGAGGGaaatagttttgaaatatttttttttcctacaacaATCTAAGCCAAAACCTGAGGAGTATTCTTAACAAtataaacacatagaaaagatttttaaggGTTTGTTTCTAAAACATGACACTTATTtgcaagttgttttttttttttttttttttttttggcagtgtcAAAAGGCATCTCACTACATCTCAAATCAAGTTTCTTACATCACGAATTATCATCTGTGAAGTACAGGTTCTCCAGGCTTGTGGGTCAAAGCTAATACCACTTCTTTAAATAATAATCTCAAGAAGCTGAGAGAATAAAAACTTAGTTCTAATTATAGAAATAAGGCATTGTCTGTCAGTGATTGTACTTAACTGCTTTATTCCTCATAACATTCTTAGGAGGTAGGATATTACATTTTATAGACGACTGGAGTGGCTAAGGAAGGTTGGGAGCCTGTCCAAAGTCTCACGTGGCTATGAAGCAGTAGAGCGGGATCTGACCCAGGTCTACAACTGCAGTGCCTCCCCTGCCAGGCTTTCTCTGATACCCACATCTTTCACCAAGATTATGCACTCACACAACTCAGGTTAACAGCACTTAAATTTAAGCCTTTTAGTcaatatatttaaacttttcttaACCATTTATTTAGATGTAATAGaatatttgttgctttttaacAAAAAGCACTAAGGCTAGGAGACTGAGATTATGAATTCTGTATgtaagagaggggagggagggggtagcAGCTCTAGAGATTCCATATGTTTGAATGATTCTTAGCCCATATCTGGTGGGATTATTTGACCAACAGTATTCATTTAAATTGGCCCCATCTTTGaagtgagaaaagcaagaggTCAGGGATAGAAGAGTTCGATTCTCTTTCTGGATGAAGTCTTTTCAGTGGGTTCTACTTAACTAATGGGACTCTTGGGTAGAAATACTTGtaacaaaattaataatagttttttaaaaggttttggCTAGTTACTCTTTGGACTATTATAAATATCTCCCTCTAATAAATATGGATAATTGAGAAGTGACTGAATAGTTTTATAAAACAATTTGACATAGATTAAAAGATTTCTGAATACAGGAGATAATGTCTGAAGCCTTGGCACAGACCTAAAGACTGTCAGTGGTATCTGAGAACAAAATTTACATTAGTAGAATTTCCCctcacaaataataaatataggTGTGGATTTGTAACAGTAATCCTCTATAAGAAATATAGATTAGATGCTTTAGTAGACAACTAGACTTCATTTAGTTCCGGTGACCCAAGATCTTGCACATCTCTATCTTCTAACGTACCTGTTAACCTAGCTGAATTACTAATTATGTGGAAATAAAGCTGTTGTATCATCACCATCCCTCATGGCTGAAACCATAATCTGAAGATGCGTGTTATTAACTGTATCCGTTAGTAGTAAGCATTTTGAATTCCTGTTATGAGCTGCTGGACAGCCACCCTGAAGGTCTCATACTAAGGGACTATTGACAGGAAGAGCCCAGAATTAACTACCATGTGTGCCCTGACACAGTATAAGGTTTACCACATGCTGTACAAACCCTGAAGTAAGCACTGCAGTGACATTTCTCGGCACACAAAATCAGGAGGTGGCATTCCTTATGACACAAAGACTTATTAAAACATGATAGAAGCAGATAAAAAGTGAATACAGCAGACCCAGACTGATTTAATCCAGAAGAAAAGGAATAAGGACCATTTGGAAATGTGTTTGGCATACATAATTACCAAGAATCATCTTACCTGAAATACAAACATATGCCTTCCTGCAGGAACAGGGCCCACTAAAACAGAGTCTAAAACTTGATCGTATTCTTCACTTTCTGCAGAGCCCACATAGATAATTTTCCATTCCAGGTCTAGGgttaaaaaccaaaacattatTTCATATTCAGTAATTATTAAAGACCATTTGAATGTCCACTTAACCATTTACTGGCTGCTAAAATTGGCTTCTCATAGCAAAAAATCCAGAAAGGCACTGAAGTGCTCCTTAGAAAATTCTTACGTTTCATACCAGAATTTTCAAGATGCTGTTTTGTGAAATACTGGTCCCTAGGCAGGGATCCTCACAAAACAAAGCAACGTGGCCAGAAACTTGGGGAATAATACAGCCTTCTCGTGAGGATTCACGGAGTACACTGGCAGAGCAAGTAGTCTGTAAAATCCTTCAGTAAAGAACACCGGTAACAATAATCCAgtttttcctaaatttatttAGCTGAGGAATCCCTCCCCCTTTTCTGTATGTCAGCTTTTAACAATCTGCTAAACACCCTTTGGAAGGGCTGCCCCATACTATGTTGCACAGATCCAAACCTTCAAAGAGCTCCAAAGTGGAAAAATCAGCATTTGCAAACTTTCCTTGTGGCTCAGAAACCCCTTAGGGGCTTCAGCTCAACTGTTAAAGGTCCAGCCAGGTTTTTCCCTGTGGCACCCCTTCATATCATATATTCTTTACATTGGCAAGAGGAAACCAAGAATCCTTACACTTGATACATCAGAGTATATATAGTGGGAACAAGACAGAATAAAGTACAACCTAAGACACTGTAGGTAAATCAATCATTATATGTAATTCAGactttactgagcaccttttaTAGTGTGCTCTGTGAGAAGAACCCAGAGATGAGTAAAGGACTAGCCTTCGGGAGGGGCCTCCTCTTTAGTAGGGGGACCACTCTACAAACACAAATCATCACTGAGACCTCCTGGTCCTCTTAGGGTGTTTGGCACTGTGTAGCCTGGTTCTTGGATTTACTACACAGAGACTACACCAGCACTCCCAGAGGGGTGTTTCTGGGTCACTTGTGGAGAATCAGTTACTGCTACCATGTGTTATTTCTGTGTAACTTTGTAgatatttttcttccctaaacAGATAATAGTATAGGTACTACTTACCCATACTGTATTATAAACTGCAATTTATCAAACTAAAAGATCCTTAAGTGTATACTTTCTCTTTTAAGCCAGTAGTCATTTTCTGAGGACCTATTATGTCACGGTTCTGTCCCAGACCTTGACCGCTTTATCTCCAGCTTCTAGCACATTTCTAGATGCAGGGTCCTGCATATGACATCTCATGAAATCATCTATTTGTTGATGAAGATTAAGAGAGGGAACAAGCAATATGaatattagtataaagattttTAGCTTTTACAGTGAGTGGCATGGGAAGgccactggagggttttgagtggagtgacatgatctaactttttcattttaagatggTCATTTTGCCTGCTGTGTTCAGTACAGACTATAGGAGGCCAAGGGAAGAAACAATAGGATAGCTCAACTGAGACAAGAAATTATGGTAGCTTGGACCCTGTGTAAATATGGTGGAGAGAAGCAGTAACATTCTGGATAAATCTGGAAGATAGAGGCTATAAGaaccatttatttttatactggACATGGGAGGGAAACAATCAGGAATTTGAGACACAGAGTGTAAGTGGAGATAATGAATAGGTATGGTAAAAATTTGGAAACTGTCAGCATGTAAAGCCTTGAAAATAGTGGGATTCCTAGGGAGTGGTCCTAGGGGCTCTCTAAAGTTAAGAGGTCAGGGAGATGAGGAAGAATCAATAAAGTAAGTTACAAAACTAGTGGCCAATGAGGTAGGTAACTCAAAAGTCAAGTGGATAAATGGTTTTAAGAATAAAGGCATGTGCAAGTTACTAAACTAAACCAAGTAAGGATAAGGCTAGGAATTGTCACATAGAGGTTTTCATaatgttttgttcatttcatatgtatttatacTACTATGTATAGTGCTCTTGGCCTAATTTGTATAAGTTGACATATTTGATCTGGCATAGGAACATGGTTATGACTTGTGAACCTACTTTTATaaaatacctactgtgtgctaggcattgGTCTCGCCACTTCACACTTGTTTAAACCTCAAAAGCTTTGTATCATTTCGATTTAATCATACCTGTTACACAAATAATAAAGTTGAGACTTTGAGAGGCTAAGTAATCTACCCCAAattcacatagctagtaaatCAAAGAATCAGAATCCAAGCTATGTCTCTGCAGCTTTAAAGCCTAGGCTCTTTCCAAAACCCTAAGGAAGACAAATTCCTCCCTTTCTAGCTCTCAAATTAATAGTGGAATAAAGGAACTTAATTCTGGCAAGGGGGAGGCCACGCAGATAAATCCAACCTTAACAATTATAGGCGGTAACTCAGGGAACACCTACCTGTATCTCACTTTCTATGCTTATGGATACGTCCTGTAGCTACTGAGATTGAAATGCTCAGTACTTATTGATAAATTAGCATCAGTTGTTTTgttcttaacttttttcttttgaacccAGGTTTCATTCCCCTGCCCCCTGTATTCGAAACAAGGGCTAGGGTCAGATGTTTTTACACAGGTTATCAATGGAGggagtttacttatttatttaaaaaggtaaCTGTTTCATTTAATCATGGTGATCCAAGCCTGCAAGGATTTCCATTTTGATGGGAGTGAGGGAAGTCACCAAGGGAATTTGAAACTAATTACACTACTTGGGAAGACCTGTGATCTAGGGGAAAGTATGTAGCACCATTCAATTCTGGTACATTGTAAGTATGCAACTGACAGTAACTATAATTATTGATAtagatcaattaaaaaaaagaaggctcCATTCAATAAATAAGCAGAGGATCAGCAGTCCACAGAAGGCATAACAAAGAAAGCAGTGAAGTCAATCGAAACTTGGACAGGCTTCGTGACCAT
Coding sequences within:
- the ASF1A gene encoding histone chaperone ASF1A; this translates as MAKVQVNNVVVLDNPSPFYNPFQFEITFECIEDLSEDLEWKIIYVGSAESEEYDQVLDSVLVGPVPAGRHMFVFQADAPNPGLIPDADAVGVTVVLITCTYRGQEFIRVGYYVNNEYTETELRENPPVKPDFSKLQRNILASNPRVTRFHINWEDNTEKLEDAESSNPNLQSLLSTDALPSASKGWSTSENSLNVMLESHMDCM